In the genome of Oncorhynchus clarkii lewisi isolate Uvic-CL-2024 chromosome 22, UVic_Ocla_1.0, whole genome shotgun sequence, one region contains:
- the LOC139380250 gene encoding cytoplasmic protein NCK2-like, producing MMEEMTVVAKWDYTAQQDQELDIRKNERLTLLDDSKTWWRVRNASNQTGYVPSNYVERKNSLVKKASLVKNLKDTLGLGKGRRKQSARDASPTPSTDAEYPSNGNGGGGGGGAERIYDLTILAVVKFSYMAEREDELTLAKGSRVTVMEKCSDGWWRGSQGGRVGWFPSNYVLEDPAEREGEGGGGGRDSPGYPGQGRGATMTNGRAGGGGGRDGEGSGALHLVQTIYPFSSVTEEELNFEKGEVMEVVEKPENDPEWWRCRNAQGLVGLVPKNYVLVLNDADGPPGLPALPQSPPGSPQIRYVGPAIVGKFAGRDWYYGGVTRHQAELVLNERGKEGDFLIRDSESSPSDFSVSLKAPGKNKHFKVQCSEEVYCIGQRRFSSIDELVEHYKKAPIFTSQHGDKLYLVKPLL from the exons ATGATGGAGGAGATGACAGTTGTAGCCAAGTGGGACTACACGGCCCAGCAGGACCAGGAACTTGACATCCGGAAGAATGAGCGGCTCACCCTGCTGGACGACAGCAAGACGTGGTGGAGGGTGAGGAACGCCTCCAACCAGACAGGCTACGTCCCGTCTAACTACGTGGAGCGCAAGAACAGCCTGGTGAAGAAGGCATCTCTGGTCAAGAACCTCAAAGACACACTGG gactggGTAAGGGCAGAAGGAAGCAGAGTGCCCGTGATGCCTCTCCCACACCTAGCACGGATGCAGAGTACCCCTCCAATGggaatgggggaggaggaggaggcggtgcCGAACGCATCTACGACCTCACCATCCTGGCCGTTGTCAAGTTCTCGTACATGGCGGAGCGCGAGGATGAGCTGACCCTAGCCAAGGGGTCCCGGGTCACTGTGATGGAGAAGTGCAGTGACGGTTGGTGGCGGGGCAGCCAGGGAGGTCGCGTGGGCTGGTTCCCCTCCAACTATGTCCTGGAGGACCccgcagagagagagggcgaggggggtggaggaggaagggacTCTCCAGGTTATCCAGGGCAGGGCAGGGGGGCCACGATGACCAACGGACGGGCGGGAGGTGGTGGCGGCCGGGATGGAGAGGGAAGTGGTGCGCTCCATCTGGTCCAGACTATTTACCCGTTCAGCTCAGTGACGGAGGAAGAGCTGAACTTTGAGAAGGGAGAGGTGATGGAGGTTGTGGAGAAACCAGAGAATGACCCAGAGTGGTGGCGCTGCAGGAACGCCCAAGGCCTGGTGGGCCTAGTGCCTAAGAACTACGTGCTGGTGCTGAATGATGCTGACGGGCCTCCCGGGCTCCCCGCCCTGCCGCAGTCGCCCCCTGGCTCCCCACAGATCCGCTACGTGGGGCCGGCGATCGTGGGCAAGTTTGCAGGCAGGGACTGGTACTATGGAGGGGTGACCAGACACCAGGCAGAACTGGTCCTCAACgagaggggaaaagagggggaCTTCCTCATACGGGACAGCGAGTCATCG cccagtgatttctctgtgtctctgaagGCACCTGGGAAGAACAAGCACTTCAAGGTGCAGTGTTCAGAGGAGGTCTACTGTATCGGCCAGCGCAGGTTCAGCTCCATTGATGAACTGGTGGAACACTACAAGAAAGCCCCCATCTTCACCAGCCAACACGGAGACAAGCTCTACCTGGTCAAACCGCTGCTGTGA